In a genomic window of Lycium ferocissimum isolate CSIRO_LF1 chromosome 9, AGI_CSIRO_Lferr_CH_V1, whole genome shotgun sequence:
- the LOC132030242 gene encoding UMP-CMP kinase 3-like isoform X1, whose translation MDLHKEGDRGSGNQKKVKIVFVIGGPGSGKGTQCKKIAQQFGYTHLSVGELLRQEINSGSETGSMIQKIMKEGNLVPSDVTVRLLQQAMQEMDSDKFLIDGFPRNEENVKTFENLTTMEPEFILYLDCPQEEMERRLLSRNEEREDDNIETIRKRFKVFMESTLPAVEYYESKGKVRKVDAGKSIDEVFESIKAIFSQGKDYKVTPSRHNCECCSIL comes from the exons ATGGATCTACACAAG GAAGGTGATCGAGGCTCAGGAAATCAGAAGAAGGTCAAAATTGTTTTTGTTATAG GTGGCCCAGGGAGTGGTAAAGGGACTCAATGCAAAAAAATAGCACAACAGTTTGGTTACACTCATCTTAGTGTCGGTGAGCTTCTACGTCAAGAAATCAATTCTGGTTCTGAAACTGG CTCTATGATTCAGAAAATTATGAAGGAGGGGAATCTTGTTCCTTCAGATGTAACTGTGAGGCTTCTTCAACAAGCCATGCAGGAAATGGATAGTGACAAATTCCTTATTGACGGCTTCCCCCGGAATGAAGAGAATGTGAAAACATTTGAGAATCTT ACAACAATGGAGCCTGAGTTTATCCTTTATCTAGATTGTCCACAAGAAGAAATGGAGAGGCGCTTGCTATCAAGAAATGAG GAAAGAGAGGATGATAACATCGAGACAATAAGGAAGCGATTTAAAGTTTTTATGGAGTCAACTCTCCCTGCAGTTGAATACTATGAATCAAAGGGGAAAGTTAGGAAG GTTGATGCTGGAAAATCTATTGATGAAGTTTTTGAGTCCATCAAAGCCATTTTCTCACAAGGAAAAGATTATAAGGTGACACCAAGCAGACACAACTGCGAATGCTGCTCGATACTTTGA
- the LOC132030242 gene encoding UMP-CMP kinase 3-like isoform X2 produces MIQKIMKEGNLVPSDVTVRLLQQAMQEMDSDKFLIDGFPRNEENVKTFENLTTMEPEFILYLDCPQEEMERRLLSRNEEREDDNIETIRKRFKVFMESTLPAVEYYESKGKVRKVDAGKSIDEVFESIKAIFSQGKDYKVTPSRHNCECCSIL; encoded by the exons ATGATTCAGAAAATTATGAAGGAGGGGAATCTTGTTCCTTCAGATGTAACTGTGAGGCTTCTTCAACAAGCCATGCAGGAAATGGATAGTGACAAATTCCTTATTGACGGCTTCCCCCGGAATGAAGAGAATGTGAAAACATTTGAGAATCTT ACAACAATGGAGCCTGAGTTTATCCTTTATCTAGATTGTCCACAAGAAGAAATGGAGAGGCGCTTGCTATCAAGAAATGAG GAAAGAGAGGATGATAACATCGAGACAATAAGGAAGCGATTTAAAGTTTTTATGGAGTCAACTCTCCCTGCAGTTGAATACTATGAATCAAAGGGGAAAGTTAGGAAG GTTGATGCTGGAAAATCTATTGATGAAGTTTTTGAGTCCATCAAAGCCATTTTCTCACAAGGAAAAGATTATAAGGTGACACCAAGCAGACACAACTGCGAATGCTGCTCGATACTTTGA